A segment of the Longimicrobium terrae genome:
ATCCCGAGCCGGTGATCCGCGCGATCCTGGCGCACTATCCCGACCGCACGGGCGTGCAGCCGGAGACGCGGCTGGAGCGCACCCTGCACGCCTGCGACGAAATCACCGGGCTGGTGACCGCCGCCGCGCTCGTTCGTCCCAGCCGCTCCGTGGCCGACCTGGAGGCCAAGTCCGTCATCAAGAAGATGAAGGACAAGCAGTTCGCCGCGGGCGTGGACCGCGACGACGTGCGCCGCGCCGCCGAAGAACTGGGCGTAAAACTGCCGGAACACGTGCAGTTCGTCATTGAAGCCATGCGCGGGATCGCCCCCGAACTCGGGATGTCGGCCACGGTCTGAGGAACCGCAACTGACTGGATCACGCAGAGCAGCAGAGGAGCAGAGGAGCCGATGTGGAATCATGAATGCTTTCCATCTGTTCTCTGCTCCTCTGCTGCTCTGCGTGAGATATGCTGTTGCTGTCCTCCGTGACCTCCGTGCATCCTCCGTGACCTCCGTGTGAAACAGCAGTTCTTTTGTTCATCGCAATGACATCGGCTGATACAGCAATTTGTATCACCCGTATTGCCGTATGACATGCTGGTTGTATCCGGCACCCCTCGCGGACACTCGCTGTTCGTATTATGGTAGGACTGTAGGCGATCGTCGGGCCGCCCGGAGCGGAGCCCCGGACGGCGAGCTGGACCTTTTCTCTTTTGTGGAGGCGTACATGAGAAAGCCGGTCAGCAAGCATGCACTGCGCAGG
Coding sequences within it:
- a CDS encoding HD domain-containing protein, whose product is MPALPSRDEQLALMHQYVESESLRRHMYSVEAACRAYARVFGEDEDTYGAAGLMHDFDYERWPEEHPLRGAEMLREAGYPEPVIRAILAHYPDRTGVQPETRLERTLHACDEITGLVTAAALVRPSRSVADLEAKSVIKKMKDKQFAAGVDRDDVRRAAEELGVKLPEHVQFVIEAMRGIAPELGMSATV